One Micromonospora eburnea genomic region harbors:
- a CDS encoding PQQ-binding-like beta-propeller repeat protein, which produces MIELGELRHGDEPEPSPAPRRPSAASARVVALCCAVLLTLAGAAPVPRLPSGVTVPASPDAGFLVLADRLVVATGGPGTTGRGDRLVSGYRLPDGAPVWRFRPPAGDDLLGLWTVAGLLLVASGSPDDGRTAALDPRTGATRWQQPGYPTLTEAGGVILETSGADGRRAVRAVNPATGTARWSLPSLGDRMVYGFGGRGVTAMVVLGGDGQVEVYDADSGSLRRADRLPSTVDQSYRWPQVLGDVLLFGDASGEVTAYGLDRLDRRWTLPARSEDWFADCGELICLSGRSTGLWAYDPATGRLRWRDDRWRGAFPVDGRLLVDGPTERDVVELAVLDPGTGRTLARLGRWRLTAIGSRSLGIRSVTGDRTLVAELDVSAGQARTLAVLPGSWNGCTAAAAVLVCQRRSSGLVIWPLDR; this is translated from the coding sequence ATGATCGAGCTGGGGGAGCTGCGGCACGGCGACGAGCCCGAGCCGTCACCGGCGCCACGCCGTCCCTCGGCGGCGTCGGCCCGCGTCGTGGCGCTCTGCTGCGCGGTACTGCTCACCCTGGCCGGGGCCGCGCCGGTACCCCGCCTGCCGTCCGGCGTCACCGTGCCGGCCTCGCCGGACGCCGGCTTCCTGGTCCTCGCCGACCGGCTGGTGGTGGCCACCGGCGGACCGGGCACGACCGGCCGCGGCGACCGGCTGGTCAGCGGGTACCGGTTGCCCGACGGCGCGCCGGTGTGGCGGTTCAGGCCGCCCGCCGGCGACGATCTGCTCGGGTTGTGGACGGTGGCCGGTCTGCTGCTGGTGGCGAGCGGCTCACCCGACGACGGCCGCACCGCGGCCCTGGATCCGCGTACCGGCGCGACGCGCTGGCAGCAGCCCGGCTACCCGACCCTGACCGAGGCGGGCGGGGTGATCCTGGAGACGTCCGGTGCTGACGGGAGGCGCGCGGTCCGGGCGGTCAACCCGGCGACCGGAACGGCCCGGTGGTCGCTCCCGTCGCTCGGCGACCGGATGGTGTACGGGTTCGGGGGCCGGGGCGTGACCGCGATGGTGGTGCTCGGCGGCGACGGGCAGGTCGAGGTGTACGACGCCGACTCCGGCTCGCTGCGGCGGGCCGACCGGCTGCCCTCGACCGTCGACCAGTCTTACCGCTGGCCGCAGGTGCTGGGCGACGTGCTGCTGTTCGGCGACGCGTCGGGCGAAGTCACCGCGTACGGCCTGGACCGGCTGGACCGGCGGTGGACCCTTCCGGCGCGGTCGGAGGACTGGTTCGCCGACTGCGGCGAGCTGATCTGCCTGAGCGGCCGGTCGACCGGCCTGTGGGCGTACGACCCGGCCACCGGCCGTCTTCGTTGGCGCGACGACCGCTGGCGCGGCGCCTTCCCGGTCGACGGCCGGCTGCTCGTCGACGGCCCCACCGAACGGGACGTGGTGGAGTTGGCGGTGCTCGACCCCGGCACCGGCCGCACGCTGGCCCGGCTGGGTCGCTGGCGGCTGACCGCGATCGGCTCCCGGTCGCTCGGCATCCGCTCCGTCACCGGGGACCGCACGCTGGTGGCGGAGCTGGACGTGTCGGCCGGTCAGGCCCGGACCCTCGCGGTGCTCCCCGGCTCCTGGAACGGCTGCACCGCCGCCGCTGCCGTGCTGGTCTGCCAGCGCCGGTCCAGCGGGCTGGTGATCTGGCCACTGGACCGGTGA
- a CDS encoding peptidase C39 family protein, producing the protein MPAVDPGRDIAYRRFRFPADLALGTADGVAAGAAGLVIGAPAGRVEHTEPHSGDTAEYELATWTSPAVELGFPVDEVVPSWTGDTPEGCWLRVELRGRYEGRPSTDWYDLGHWAADDTTIHRSSVPGQTRDEAWAKVDTFGLLRAAATGWQVRVTLYRRAGLAATPVLHTVGAVACAEAVERTDAPASADDTPPVGPADEADARGRVLDVPRYAQRLHAGGETRWGGGGDSWCSPTCVSMVLDFWGAGPTPDRYAWVDPPGPRPVVVHAARHCYDHAYAGAGNWAFNTAYAGRHGVDAFVTRLRGLAEAERFVAAGIPLIVSAAFTAGQVPGLDYDTRGHLMVLVGFTADGDPVLNDPYAPDDEAVRRTVPRAPFEAAWQAGSGGVAYVVRPGSVPLPPAPAQANW; encoded by the coding sequence ATGCCCGCTGTCGACCCGGGGCGGGACATCGCGTACCGGCGCTTCCGGTTCCCGGCGGACCTGGCGCTCGGCACGGCCGACGGGGTGGCCGCCGGGGCGGCCGGCCTCGTGATCGGCGCACCGGCCGGCCGGGTCGAGCACACCGAGCCGCACTCGGGCGACACCGCCGAATACGAGCTGGCGACGTGGACCTCCCCGGCGGTGGAGCTGGGCTTCCCGGTCGACGAGGTGGTGCCGTCCTGGACCGGGGACACCCCGGAGGGCTGCTGGCTGCGTGTCGAACTGCGCGGCCGGTACGAGGGCAGACCGTCCACGGACTGGTACGACCTGGGGCACTGGGCCGCCGACGACACGACCATCCACCGCAGCTCGGTGCCGGGGCAGACCCGGGACGAGGCGTGGGCGAAGGTGGACACCTTCGGCCTGCTGCGCGCGGCGGCCACCGGCTGGCAGGTCCGGGTCACCCTGTACCGGAGGGCCGGCCTGGCCGCGACCCCGGTGCTGCACACGGTCGGCGCGGTCGCCTGCGCGGAGGCCGTGGAGCGGACCGACGCCCCGGCGTCGGCGGACGACACGCCGCCGGTCGGGCCGGCCGACGAGGCGGACGCCCGGGGACGGGTGCTCGACGTGCCCCGCTACGCACAGCGACTGCACGCCGGCGGAGAGACCCGCTGGGGTGGCGGCGGCGACTCCTGGTGCAGCCCCACCTGCGTCTCAATGGTGCTGGACTTCTGGGGCGCCGGTCCCACCCCCGACCGGTACGCCTGGGTCGACCCGCCCGGCCCCCGGCCGGTGGTGGTGCACGCCGCCCGGCACTGCTACGACCACGCGTACGCCGGGGCCGGGAACTGGGCGTTCAACACCGCGTACGCGGGCCGGCACGGGGTGGACGCGTTCGTCACCCGGCTGCGGGGCCTGGCCGAGGCGGAGCGGTTCGTCGCCGCCGGCATCCCGCTGATCGTCTCCGCGGCCTTCACCGCCGGCCAGGTGCCGGGGCTGGACTACGACACCCGGGGGCACCTGATGGTGCTGGTCGGCTTCACCGCCGACGGCGACCCGGTGCTCAACGACCCGTACGCCCCGGACGACGAGGCGGTGCGCCGGACCGTGCCCCGGGCGCCGTTCGAGGCGGCCTGGCAGGCGGGCAGCGGCGGTGTCGCGTACGTGGTCCGGCCGGGTTCGGTGCCGCTGCCCCCGGCACCCGCCCAGGCCAACTGGTGA
- a CDS encoding sensor histidine kinase has translation MSRRRRLRPTLRLRLTLLNGVLLVGAGAILVLLAWLLLRDGLRPADDLLPGTTVVLADGRTLEAGQWQGQLVDAASRELLLKGFGALLAIGVVGVAGAYLVAGRALRPLHQVTATARRLGEATLDQRIGWSGADDEVAELAKTFDAMLDRIATAFEAQKRFVANASHELRTPLAVMRTEIDVTLSDDESDIADYRRMATVVRDASGRANGLVDALLVLARSEAQAGRRLARRVESDLSVGAANALSAMAGEVERIGLKVHTALSPAPVVGDPGLLDRLAGNLVENAVRYNHLHGRLWIRTGSDGQRSWLVVGNTGFEVAPADVPGLFEPFRRGGQERTGARGSGLGLSIVRAVCDAHGGTVKAVAQQGGGLEVTVTLPSADAPAAT, from the coding sequence ATGAGCCGCCGACGGCGGTTGCGCCCCACCCTGCGGCTACGGCTCACCCTGCTCAACGGGGTGCTGCTGGTCGGGGCCGGGGCGATCCTGGTGCTGCTGGCCTGGCTGCTGCTCCGGGACGGGCTGCGCCCGGCCGACGACCTGCTGCCCGGCACCACGGTGGTGCTCGCCGACGGCCGCACCCTCGAAGCCGGGCAGTGGCAGGGGCAACTGGTCGACGCGGCCTCGCGGGAGCTGCTGCTCAAGGGATTCGGTGCGCTGCTGGCGATCGGCGTGGTCGGCGTCGCCGGGGCGTACCTGGTGGCCGGTCGGGCACTGCGCCCGCTGCACCAGGTCACCGCCACCGCCCGCCGGCTCGGCGAGGCCACGCTGGACCAGCGGATCGGCTGGTCCGGCGCCGACGACGAGGTGGCCGAGCTGGCCAAGACCTTCGACGCGATGCTGGACCGGATCGCCACCGCGTTCGAGGCGCAGAAACGCTTCGTGGCCAACGCCTCGCACGAGCTGCGTACCCCGCTGGCGGTGATGCGTACCGAGATCGACGTGACGCTCAGCGACGACGAGTCGGACATCGCCGACTACCGCCGGATGGCCACCGTGGTCCGGGACGCCTCGGGGCGGGCCAACGGTCTGGTCGACGCGCTGCTGGTGCTGGCCCGCAGCGAGGCGCAGGCCGGGCGTCGGCTGGCCCGTCGGGTCGAGAGCGACCTCTCGGTGGGCGCCGCCAACGCCCTCTCGGCGATGGCCGGCGAGGTGGAACGGATCGGCCTGAAGGTGCACACCGCGCTGAGCCCGGCGCCGGTGGTCGGCGACCCGGGGCTGCTCGACCGGCTGGCCGGCAACCTGGTGGAGAACGCCGTCCGCTACAACCACCTGCACGGCCGGCTGTGGATCCGCACCGGCAGTGACGGGCAGCGGTCCTGGCTGGTGGTCGGGAACACCGGCTTCGAGGTCGCCCCGGCCGACGTGCCGGGGCTGTTCGAGCCGTTCCGCCGCGGCGGCCAGGAGCGCACCGGCGCCCGCGGTTCCGGCCTGGGGCTCTCCATCGTCCGGGCGGTCTGCGACGCGCACGGCGGGACCGTCAAGGCGGTCGCCCAGCAGGGCGGCGGCCTGGAAGTGACCGTCACCCTGCCCTCCGCCGACGCCCCGGCCGCCACCTGA
- a CDS encoding response regulator transcription factor yields MRVLVVEDERNLADAIARGLRKRGMAVDVAYDGDTGHEAAFVTRYDVVILDRDLPGVPGDRICADLAASGTLTRVLMLTASGTVADRVEGLQLGADDYLPKPFAFDELVARVQALGRRATPAAPPVLTLADLVLDPARRVVTRGGVPVDLTNKEFGVLAELLKARGAVVSSEELLERVWDANTDPFTTIVRVTVMTLRKKLGDPPLIETVVGAGYRTAGAAS; encoded by the coding sequence ATGCGGGTACTGGTGGTCGAGGACGAGCGGAACCTCGCCGACGCGATCGCGCGTGGGTTGCGCAAGCGCGGCATGGCCGTGGACGTCGCCTACGACGGCGACACCGGGCACGAGGCCGCCTTCGTCACCCGGTACGACGTGGTGATCCTGGACCGGGACCTGCCCGGCGTGCCCGGCGACCGGATCTGCGCCGACCTGGCCGCCTCCGGCACCCTGACCCGGGTGCTGATGCTCACCGCGAGCGGCACGGTCGCCGACCGGGTCGAGGGGTTGCAGCTCGGCGCCGACGACTACCTGCCCAAGCCGTTCGCCTTCGACGAGCTGGTCGCCCGGGTGCAGGCGCTCGGCCGGCGGGCCACCCCGGCCGCCCCGCCGGTGCTGACGCTGGCCGACCTGGTGCTCGATCCGGCCCGCCGGGTGGTCACCCGCGGCGGCGTGCCGGTCGACCTCACCAACAAGGAGTTCGGGGTGCTGGCCGAGCTGCTCAAGGCGCGCGGCGCGGTGGTCTCCAGCGAGGAGCTGCTGGAGCGGGTCTGGGACGCGAACACCGACCCGTTCACCACCATCGTCCGGGTCACCGTCATGACATTGCGCAAGAAGCTCGGTGACCCGCCACTGATCGAGACGGTGGTCGGGGCCGGCTACCGCACCGCCGGGGCGGCGTCATGA
- a CDS encoding PQQ-binding-like beta-propeller repeat protein, with product MTVIDLGELRDDSAPDRPARPPRAVGRPYRCVAVLLAALVTLAGAAPAPRRIAATVPGGPGAAAFVVDDRVYVVEPADPERGTGRRLVAYRVTAYRPRALWQSPLPGGGIVELARMVDGRLLLTGRTTNDAGWETTALDATTGRLGWRRPGAAFLAGDVVFLYTSDGDGADETRRIDARTGETLWSMPTTSADLNLSRGPAGVERVVLAHDSGLTEVFDAASGVRLVARDLRTGEPPFRGRAVVVDGLLLVIDAAGGTVTGYDLDRLDPHWNVPLPSVDYAERCGRSLCLYRQDGGVWVVDPATGATRWSDRRWVAATAAADGLLLVAELAPAASSVLAVVEEATGRLVAEFGEWQVVPRGDEDGPMIGVRPDGDGRLLVAELDPAVGQARIRDALPGVLVADCRAGALLVCHRTDGSLVLWWNR from the coding sequence GTGACGGTCATCGATCTGGGTGAGCTCCGCGACGACAGCGCGCCTGACCGGCCGGCCCGGCCGCCCCGAGCCGTCGGCCGCCCGTACCGGTGCGTCGCGGTGCTGCTGGCGGCGCTGGTCACCCTTGCCGGCGCGGCGCCCGCACCGCGCCGGATCGCCGCCACCGTGCCGGGTGGTCCCGGCGCGGCGGCGTTCGTCGTCGACGACCGCGTGTACGTGGTGGAGCCCGCCGACCCGGAGCGCGGCACCGGCCGCCGGCTGGTCGCGTACCGGGTGACGGCGTACCGGCCGCGGGCGCTGTGGCAGAGCCCGCTGCCCGGCGGTGGCATCGTCGAACTGGCCCGGATGGTGGACGGGCGGCTGCTGCTGACCGGCCGGACCACCAACGACGCCGGGTGGGAGACGACCGCCCTCGACGCCACGACCGGACGGCTCGGCTGGCGGCGACCCGGGGCGGCCTTCCTGGCGGGCGACGTCGTGTTCCTGTACACGAGCGACGGCGACGGTGCCGACGAGACCCGCCGGATCGACGCCCGCACCGGCGAGACACTGTGGTCGATGCCGACCACCTCGGCCGATCTGAATCTGAGCCGGGGACCGGCCGGGGTGGAGCGGGTGGTGCTGGCGCACGACTCCGGCCTGACGGAGGTCTTCGACGCCGCCTCCGGCGTCCGGCTGGTCGCCCGCGACCTGCGTACCGGTGAGCCGCCCTTCAGGGGGCGGGCGGTGGTGGTCGACGGCCTGCTGCTGGTGATCGACGCCGCCGGCGGCACGGTGACCGGCTACGACCTGGACCGGCTGGACCCACACTGGAACGTCCCGCTGCCGTCGGTCGACTACGCCGAGCGCTGCGGCCGGTCGCTGTGCCTGTACCGGCAGGACGGTGGGGTGTGGGTGGTCGACCCGGCCACCGGCGCGACCCGGTGGAGCGATCGCCGGTGGGTGGCGGCGACTGCGGCGGCCGATGGGCTGCTGCTGGTCGCCGAGCTGGCACCTGCCGCCTCCTCCGTGCTGGCCGTGGTGGAGGAGGCCACCGGCCGGCTGGTCGCCGAGTTCGGCGAGTGGCAGGTGGTTCCGCGCGGCGACGAGGACGGCCCGATGATCGGGGTACGGCCGGACGGCGACGGCCGGCTGCTCGTCGCCGAACTGGACCCGGCGGTCGGGCAGGCCCGGATCCGCGACGCCCTGCCCGGCGTCCTCGTGGCGGACTGCCGGGCCGGGGCGCTGCTCGTCTGCCACCGGACCGATGGCAGTCTCGTGCTGTGGTGGAACCGGTGA